Proteins encoded together in one Peribacillus asahii window:
- a CDS encoding RraA family protein, with amino-acid sequence MENIITEFQNIPTTAISDVLDGLNNLNSAIKPLQEHYRFAGRALTVQLPINDNRAVLKAIGAAQPGDVLVVDSKGDTYRAIAGDFVVGLMKTMGIRALVVDGVIRDIVAIKELDFPVFSRGTTVASSGKAGVGDINVPISCGGVAVYPGDIIVGDADGVVVVAQKNAEEVLKKAKEKVAKDQVREDTIAGKPEEIKKYIAQMLAK; translated from the coding sequence ATGGAAAATATCATTACGGAGTTTCAAAATATCCCCACAACGGCGATTTCAGATGTACTCGATGGATTAAACAACCTAAATTCTGCTATCAAACCTTTACAGGAGCATTATCGCTTTGCTGGACGAGCATTGACCGTTCAACTGCCGATTAATGATAATCGCGCTGTCTTAAAAGCGATTGGAGCCGCACAACCTGGTGATGTACTTGTTGTTGATAGTAAAGGAGATACATATCGTGCTATTGCTGGAGACTTTGTTGTTGGTTTAATGAAAACGATGGGCATCCGTGCATTAGTTGTTGACGGAGTAATTCGAGATATCGTAGCCATTAAAGAGCTAGATTTCCCTGTTTTCTCAAGAGGTACAACAGTCGCTTCCAGCGGTAAAGCAGGAGTCGGCGATATTAATGTGCCAATTTCATGCGGCGGCGTCGCTGTTTATCCGGGAGATATTATTGTCGGCGATGCGGACGGTGTTGTTGTCGTGGCACAAAAAAATGCTGAAGAAGTTCTAAAGAAGGCAAAAGAAAAGGTTGCAAAAGATCAAGTTCGTGAAGATACGATTGCCGGAAAGCCAGAGGAAATTAAAAAATATATTGCACAAATGCTTGCTAAATAA
- a CDS encoding LTA synthase family protein, with the protein MNNFFKKGQQFLIDHTLGFFLIAVVMFWIKTYIGYQVEFSLGIENGLQSFLLFINPLSSAVLFFALALLAKEKKMIKWIVRLNVIFSLWLFFNIVYYRSFTDFITLPTLTQVQNAGNLGSSVLALFKPYDVLYFVDTIILFVLYKWKGKKFVVVKPKRRTVAIVFLTGIAIFTVNLALAEKDRPQLLSRTFDRNYIVKYLGLYNYTIYDAVQNTKTYAQRATASSNDLTEVVNYTKATKAEPNPKYFGAAEGKNVIYLHLESMQQFLIDYKLNGEEVTPFLNSLAKSKDFMYFDNFFHQVGQGKTADAEFMLENSLFGLPQGAAFTNRAQNTYQAAPAILKQEGYTSAVFHGNYKSFWNRDKMYKSLGFDKFFDAEYYDMKGEDVASYGLMDKPFFKESIPNLEALPQPFYAKFITVSHHFPYTIDQELTTIGKHTTGDASVDNYFQTARYADEALKEFFTYLKESGLYDNSVIVMYGDHYGISENHMRAMSEVLGKEVGEFEDGQLQRVPLLIHAPGVEGGVKHQYGGQIDLRPTLLHLLGVDTSEYVQFGTDLLSKDHNEIVPFRDGDFVTPDFSSFKGVYYDTKTGETVEPTEEMTKAKEFVEMKLNLSDKVVNGDLLRFYEPEGFVPVDPNDYDYTYKEEEQTSTPSSNKESK; encoded by the coding sequence ATGAATAACTTTTTTAAAAAAGGCCAGCAGTTCTTGATTGATCATACTCTTGGCTTTTTCTTAATTGCAGTCGTCATGTTTTGGATTAAAACATACATTGGGTATCAAGTAGAATTTAGTTTAGGCATTGAGAATGGATTACAAAGCTTTTTATTATTTATTAATCCATTAAGTTCAGCCGTTCTATTCTTTGCTTTAGCATTATTAGCAAAAGAGAAAAAGATGATTAAATGGATTGTTCGTTTAAATGTAATTTTCTCCTTATGGTTATTCTTTAATATTGTGTATTATCGTTCATTTACGGACTTTATTACGTTACCAACATTAACACAAGTACAAAATGCAGGAAACCTAGGATCGAGCGTATTAGCGCTTTTTAAACCATATGATGTATTGTACTTTGTAGATACCATTATTCTCTTTGTCCTATATAAATGGAAAGGGAAAAAATTCGTAGTTGTTAAACCAAAGCGTCGGACAGTTGCAATAGTGTTTCTAACAGGGATTGCTATTTTTACTGTAAATCTAGCATTAGCAGAGAAAGATCGTCCGCAGTTATTATCAAGAACGTTTGACCGTAACTATATTGTGAAATATTTAGGTCTGTATAATTACACAATATATGATGCTGTTCAAAATACAAAAACATATGCTCAACGTGCAACAGCTAGCAGTAATGATTTAACGGAAGTGGTCAACTATACAAAGGCAACAAAAGCTGAACCGAACCCGAAATACTTTGGTGCAGCTGAAGGGAAGAATGTCATTTATCTTCACTTAGAGTCGATGCAACAATTCTTAATTGACTATAAATTAAATGGGGAAGAAGTTACACCATTTTTAAATTCATTAGCAAAGAGTAAGGATTTCATGTATTTCGATAACTTCTTCCATCAAGTGGGACAAGGGAAAACAGCCGATGCAGAATTTATGCTAGAAAACTCGTTGTTTGGATTGCCTCAAGGAGCAGCTTTTACAAATCGGGCACAAAATACGTACCAAGCAGCTCCAGCTATTTTAAAACAAGAGGGGTATACATCAGCTGTATTCCATGGAAACTATAAATCATTCTGGAACCGTGATAAGATGTACAAATCACTTGGTTTTGATAAGTTCTTTGATGCGGAATATTATGATATGAAAGGCGAAGATGTTGCAAGTTATGGATTGATGGATAAACCGTTTTTCAAGGAATCTATTCCTAACTTAGAAGCACTTCCACAGCCTTTCTATGCGAAGTTTATTACGGTATCTCATCACTTCCCTTATACAATCGACCAAGAGTTAACAACAATTGGTAAGCATACGACGGGTGATGCATCTGTAGATAATTACTTCCAAACTGCTCGATATGCGGATGAAGCCTTAAAGGAATTCTTCACATATTTGAAGGAATCAGGATTATATGATAACTCTGTAATTGTGATGTACGGTGATCACTATGGTATTTCTGAGAATCATATGCGAGCAATGTCAGAGGTTCTTGGAAAAGAAGTGGGCGAATTTGAAGATGGACAATTGCAACGTGTGCCATTATTGATTCATGCACCAGGTGTTGAAGGTGGAGTGAAACATCAATATGGTGGTCAAATCGACCTTAGACCGACATTGCTTCATTTATTAGGTGTAGATACGAGTGAATATGTACAATTCGGTACAGACTTATTATCTAAGGACCATAATGAAATTGTTCCATTCCGGGATGGTGATTTTGTAACGCCGGATTTCTCATCATTTAAAGGAGTATATTATGATACGAAAACAGGCGAAACCGTTGAACCAACGGAAGAGATGACTAAAGCGAAAGAGTTTGTTGAAATGAAATTGAATCTGTCTGATAAAGTTGTCAATGGCGACTTGCTTCGTTTCTATGAACCAGAAGGCTTTGTACCTGTTGATCCAAACGACTATGATTACACATATAAAGAAGAAGAGCAAACAAGTACACCTTCTTCTAATAAAGAATCCAAGTAA
- a CDS encoding siderophore ABC transporter substrate-binding protein: protein MKKWKLASTMLAMSLMLTACGSNEETKTEEPKETTTAKDQATEGQGAVYPMTVSPTTASAETEEAGTIDFEDVTFETMPKKIAVFDYGFLDTLDALGVEGVVGLPKDSTLPSHLEDYSADKYTSIGTLKEPLLEDIAEIDPDVIFISGRQAPYYEELKEIAPVVFVGTSQDDYWNTFLASVDTAAKMFGKEAEAKEYLAKYDSALEEIKALAGNYETSLVTMYDQGKLSGFAENSRFGYMYDIYGFKPVTDNIEASSHGSNFGFEAILEFDPQVLFVIDRTAATGEKSNIKADMENEIIKKTEAYKNNRIVYLDGPLWYLSGGGLQSELAKIEEVLAELK, encoded by the coding sequence ATGAAAAAATGGAAATTAGCTAGTACAATGTTAGCGATGTCTTTAATGCTTACTGCTTGTGGTTCTAATGAAGAAACTAAAACAGAAGAACCAAAGGAAACTACAACAGCTAAAGATCAGGCTACAGAGGGACAAGGTGCGGTTTATCCAATGACTGTATCTCCAACAACTGCTTCAGCCGAAACTGAGGAAGCAGGTACAATCGACTTTGAAGATGTAACATTTGAAACTATGCCGAAAAAAATCGCAGTGTTTGATTATGGATTCTTAGACACATTAGATGCACTTGGTGTTGAAGGAGTTGTAGGTCTTCCTAAAGACTCAACTTTACCATCTCACCTTGAAGACTACTCTGCTGATAAGTATACAAGTATCGGTACTTTAAAGGAGCCATTACTTGAAGATATCGCTGAAATTGATCCGGATGTAATTTTTATTTCTGGTCGTCAAGCTCCATATTATGAAGAATTAAAGGAAATCGCTCCTGTAGTATTCGTTGGTACTTCTCAAGATGACTATTGGAACACATTTTTAGCTTCTGTAGATACTGCAGCTAAAATGTTCGGTAAGGAAGCGGAAGCTAAAGAATATCTTGCTAAATACGATTCAGCTTTAGAAGAAATTAAAGCTTTAGCTGGTAACTATGAAACATCATTAGTTACTATGTATGATCAAGGTAAATTATCTGGCTTCGCAGAAAACTCTCGTTTCGGTTATATGTATGACATATATGGCTTTAAACCAGTGACAGATAATATCGAGGCTTCTTCTCACGGTTCTAACTTCGGCTTCGAAGCAATTTTAGAATTTGATCCGCAAGTGTTATTCGTAATCGACCGTACAGCAGCTACAGGTGAAAAGTCTAACATCAAAGCTGATATGGAAAATGAAATCATCAAGAAAACAGAAGCTTACAAAAACAATAGAATCGTTTACTTAGATGGTCCACTTTGGTACTTAAGCGGCGGCGGCTTACAATCAGAGCTTGCAAAAATTGAAGAAGTTTTAGCTGAATTAAAATAG
- a CDS encoding iron ABC transporter ATP-binding protein: protein MIELKGLTKRFGKKPVVEDVSVTIEPGTITSFIGPNGAGKSTLLSMVSRLLDADTGEVLLDKNNIKKWKSSDFAKRVSILKQANYINVRLTVRELVAFGRYPYSNGRLTAEDEKFVDQAIEYMNLTEMQDKFLDELSGGQRQRAFIAMVIAQDTDYVLLDEPLNNLDMKHSVQIMKILRKLVDELGKTVVIVLHDINFASVYSDRIVALKNGKLVKNGPTHEIINSDALREIYDMDIPIQEQNGCRICVYFNSHT from the coding sequence ATGATTGAACTCAAGGGACTAACGAAGCGATTTGGTAAAAAGCCTGTTGTAGAAGACGTATCTGTAACCATCGAGCCGGGGACGATTACATCGTTTATCGGACCGAACGGTGCCGGTAAATCTACACTTCTTTCTATGGTGAGCCGGTTATTAGATGCAGATACTGGGGAAGTATTACTTGATAAAAATAATATTAAAAAATGGAAGTCCTCTGATTTTGCGAAGCGCGTTTCGATTTTGAAGCAAGCAAACTACATTAATGTCCGATTAACGGTACGTGAGCTGGTTGCATTTGGCCGCTATCCGTATTCGAATGGACGTCTTACAGCAGAAGATGAAAAATTTGTTGATCAAGCGATTGAATATATGAACTTAACAGAGATGCAAGATAAGTTTTTAGATGAATTATCAGGCGGTCAAAGACAACGTGCGTTTATTGCGATGGTTATTGCGCAAGATACGGACTATGTATTACTTGATGAGCCTTTAAATAACTTAGATATGAAGCATTCTGTTCAAATCATGAAGATTTTACGTAAGCTTGTAGATGAGCTTGGTAAAACAGTTGTCATTGTATTACACGATATTAACTTCGCGTCTGTTTACTCAGATCGTATTGTCGCGTTGAAAAACGGTAAGCTTGTGAAAAACGGGCCGACGCATGAGATTATTAATTCGGATGCACTACGTGAAATTTACGATATGGATATCCCGATTCAAGAGCAAAATGGATGTCGTATTTGTGTATACTTCAATTCACATACCTGA
- a CDS encoding iron chelate uptake ABC transporter family permease subunit, with protein sequence MRSNSTKLIFLAVLAIICILLYGFYDIKGGFDYAFPKRMMRVTAMIVTGVAIAYSTVVFQTITHNRILTPSVMGLDSMYEVVQTLIYFFAGSLSIWVLNKYLNFGAAIIAMVLFALILYRFLFRADKHPIYLLLLIGMILGTLLGSLVTFLQVLIDPVEYLSLQNRLFASFTNVKADLLYIAIGILFIAFIYGYRIMGKLDVMSLGRENAINLGINYDRMVMNILILSSVLIATSTALVGPITFFGLIVANLSYQYLATYRHSVLILGASLISIIALVGGQFLIEHIFELRTTLSVIINFIGGIYFIYLLLKESRSAG encoded by the coding sequence ATGCGAAGTAATAGTACGAAGTTGATTTTTTTGGCGGTATTAGCGATTATTTGTATTTTACTTTACGGATTTTATGATATAAAAGGCGGCTTTGATTACGCCTTCCCAAAACGTATGATGCGTGTTACAGCAATGATTGTAACAGGTGTTGCGATTGCGTATTCGACAGTCGTGTTCCAGACAATTACCCATAACCGCATTTTAACACCTTCTGTTATGGGCCTTGATTCGATGTACGAAGTAGTACAAACCTTAATTTACTTCTTTGCAGGGTCACTGTCGATTTGGGTATTAAATAAATATTTAAATTTCGGTGCAGCGATTATCGCAATGGTATTATTTGCACTCATTTTATATCGTTTCTTATTCCGGGCCGATAAGCATCCTATTTATTTACTTCTTTTAATTGGGATGATTTTAGGAACGCTTTTAGGAAGTCTTGTGACATTTTTACAAGTACTGATTGATCCAGTGGAATATTTAAGTCTGCAAAATCGTCTATTTGCGAGCTTTACAAACGTAAAGGCTGACTTATTATATATTGCAATCGGTATTTTATTCATTGCGTTTATTTACGGTTATCGCATTATGGGGAAGCTGGATGTTATGTCACTTGGTCGTGAAAATGCGATTAACCTTGGTATTAACTATGACCGTATGGTAATGAATATTTTAATTTTATCTTCGGTTTTAATTGCGACATCAACAGCACTAGTTGGTCCGATTACGTTCTTTGGCTTAATCGTAGCGAATCTTTCCTATCAATATTTAGCTACATATAGGCATTCTGTTTTAATTTTAGGTGCAAGTTTAATTAGTATTATTGCATTAGTTGGTGGTCAGTTCCTCATTGAACATATTTTTGAATTACGTACGACGTTAAGTGTGATTATTAACTTTATCGGTGGTATTTACTTCATTTATTTATTATTAAAGGAAAGTAGGTCAGCAGGATGA
- a CDS encoding ABC transporter permease, with protein sequence MRIWMLIVAAVVLSFVSLFIGAIDIKPSDLLDWNSDKTQIFLASRVPRLMAIILAGAGMSIAGLIMQSLSRNKFVSPTTAGTLDAAKLGILISMLFFTNVTYTQQVIFSFAFALVGTLVFMQILDRIKFKDVIFVPLIGIMYGNILSSVTTFFAYEADLLQNISSWLMGSFTLIIAGRYELLYISIPAVILAYLYANKFTVAGMGEDFAKNLGLSYKFVLNIGLILVAIIATTVVLTVGVIPFLGLIVPNIVSLYLGDNLRKTIPHTAVLGVVFLLVCDIIGRIIVHPYEIPVNVTVAVIGSVIFLIMLFRGRAYAK encoded by the coding sequence ATGAGAATATGGATGTTAATAGTTGCAGCTGTAGTCCTGTCATTTGTATCGCTATTTATCGGGGCGATTGATATTAAGCCGAGTGACTTGCTCGACTGGAATTCGGATAAGACACAAATTTTCTTAGCAAGTCGAGTGCCTCGTTTAATGGCGATTATATTGGCAGGAGCAGGAATGAGTATTGCTGGTTTAATTATGCAGTCTTTAAGTCGAAATAAATTTGTCTCTCCAACGACTGCTGGTACGTTAGATGCAGCAAAACTAGGAATTTTAATTTCAATGCTGTTCTTTACCAATGTAACCTATACGCAGCAAGTTATTTTTAGCTTTGCCTTTGCTTTAGTAGGAACATTAGTTTTTATGCAAATTTTGGATCGTATTAAATTTAAAGATGTCATTTTCGTTCCACTAATTGGGATTATGTACGGGAACATTTTGTCATCGGTTACGACATTTTTTGCATATGAAGCAGACCTTCTCCAAAATATTTCATCTTGGTTAATGGGAAGCTTCACATTAATTATCGCAGGACGCTATGAACTGTTATACATAAGTATTCCAGCGGTTATTTTAGCGTATCTTTATGCGAATAAATTTACAGTCGCAGGTATGGGGGAAGACTTCGCTAAAAACTTAGGCTTAAGTTATAAGTTTGTATTAAATATAGGTCTTATCCTAGTTGCCATTATTGCTACAACTGTCGTACTAACTGTCGGCGTTATTCCGTTTTTAGGTTTAATTGTTCCTAATATTGTATCTCTTTATTTAGGTGATAATTTACGCAAAACTATTCCACATACAGCAGTATTAGGCGTTGTCTTCCTGTTAGTATGTGATATTATTGGGCGTATTATTGTTCACCCTTATGAGATTCCGGTTAACGTAACTGTGGCAGTAATCGGTAGTGTGATCTTCTTAATTATGTTATTTAGGGGGAGAGCATATGCGAAGTAA
- a CDS encoding DUF1450 domain-containing protein, whose amino-acid sequence MKIFFSKFFPSKKKIQIEFCQNNLDRHLNEKTTLAFSQLLQQSHIHYKEYECLSNCSTCRKSAYAIVNGQVIEANHIDELLLLLKEQVSK is encoded by the coding sequence ATGAAAATATTTTTCTCGAAATTTTTCCCCTCTAAAAAAAAGATACAAATAGAATTTTGTCAAAATAATCTCGATCGTCATTTAAATGAAAAAACAACACTTGCTTTTAGCCAATTGCTGCAACAATCTCATATTCACTACAAAGAATACGAATGCTTAAGCAACTGTTCAACTTGCCGCAAATCCGCCTATGCCATTGTAAATGGTCAAGTAATCGAAGCCAATCATATAGACGAGCTTTTGTTACTTCTTAAAGAACAAGTATCAAAGTAG
- the shc gene encoding squalene--hopene cyclase, protein MIQPVQPEIDRLIQRFKTDQTANGAWEYPFEMGITPDAYMIILLTILDMKDETLIASLVERIASKQEDNGAWKLFHDEKEGNLSLTIEAYYALLYSGHYEKNDPPMRKARQFILSKGGIKKAKLFTKFMLTITGQIKWPLVFPIPLEFILLPPNGLISMYDFSVYSRVHFIPLLLLGHKKFRIRRSSSPNLKDLYIKKEEREEEQLWEEFRTGEYRSLFSKVQEGVSSLIGLPHSLHSLAKASIKRYMTDRIESDGTFYNYFSATFFMIFAFLALGYSKDAPIITKAVDGLKAMVTSIDGHPHIQFTTASVWNTALISYALQESGVSIQDPTIQKANSYLLSQQQDKYGDWVIHNPQAVPGGWGFSHGSTLNPDVDDTTASLRALAHQQNAQNSWQRGLRFTLSMQNNDGGFPAFERNVDKSWITYLPIENADFILSDPSTADLTGRTLEFLGNFVNIKNPNNVSKQASKWLIRHQESNGSWFGRWGVCYIYGTWAALTGLAAAGYSCEHYAIQKAVNWLKKIQNEDGGWGESCYSDIHRMYIPLGTSTVTQTAWAVDALIAVSDQPTSTIERGITFLLNKKNETPNWAKTYPVGQGLAGYIYWHYHSYEYLFSLLALSHYRNKYS, encoded by the coding sequence TTGATTCAACCTGTTCAACCTGAAATCGACCGCCTCATTCAGCGTTTTAAAACGGATCAAACGGCTAATGGAGCGTGGGAGTATCCATTCGAAATGGGTATCACGCCAGATGCGTATATGATCATTTTATTGACCATTCTTGATATGAAGGATGAGACACTGATTGCCTCATTAGTGGAAAGAATCGCAAGTAAACAAGAAGACAATGGGGCATGGAAGCTTTTTCATGATGAGAAGGAGGGTAACCTTTCGCTTACGATTGAGGCCTATTATGCTCTGCTTTATAGCGGACATTATGAGAAGAACGATCCACCTATGCGCAAAGCTCGCCAATTTATCCTCTCGAAAGGTGGGATAAAGAAGGCCAAACTGTTTACTAAATTTATGCTGACTATTACCGGACAAATCAAATGGCCTCTCGTATTCCCTATCCCACTTGAATTCATCTTATTGCCGCCGAATGGTCTCATTAGCATGTATGATTTTTCCGTCTATAGTCGAGTGCATTTCATTCCCCTCTTGCTTCTTGGTCATAAAAAGTTTCGGATTAGACGAAGCAGTAGTCCGAATTTGAAGGATTTATATATAAAGAAGGAAGAACGAGAAGAAGAGCAGCTGTGGGAAGAATTTCGTACGGGTGAATATCGTTCTTTATTTTCCAAAGTTCAGGAAGGTGTCTCCTCGTTAATCGGCTTACCTCATTCTTTACATTCCTTAGCTAAAGCATCCATCAAACGCTATATGACAGACCGTATTGAAAGTGATGGTACATTTTATAACTACTTCAGCGCAACTTTTTTTATGATTTTCGCCTTTCTTGCTCTCGGTTATTCTAAAGACGCCCCCATCATTACAAAAGCCGTCGACGGATTGAAAGCAATGGTCACTTCCATCGATGGCCATCCACATATTCAATTTACGACAGCCTCTGTTTGGAATACCGCTTTAATCAGTTACGCTCTGCAAGAATCCGGTGTCTCTATTCAAGATCCCACTATTCAAAAAGCAAACTCTTATTTACTATCCCAACAGCAGGACAAATATGGAGACTGGGTTATTCACAATCCACAGGCTGTTCCTGGCGGCTGGGGATTTTCCCATGGTAGTACACTAAATCCAGATGTGGATGACACAACCGCTTCATTGCGAGCACTCGCTCATCAACAAAACGCTCAAAATAGCTGGCAGCGCGGACTTCGCTTTACTTTATCGATGCAAAATAACGATGGTGGATTTCCCGCTTTTGAAAGAAATGTAGATAAATCGTGGATTACTTATTTACCAATAGAAAATGCTGACTTCATTCTATCCGATCCATCCACAGCTGATTTAACAGGACGGACATTAGAATTCCTTGGCAATTTTGTAAACATCAAAAACCCTAACAACGTCAGCAAGCAAGCCAGTAAATGGCTTATTCGTCACCAAGAAAGCAACGGTTCGTGGTTTGGACGCTGGGGGGTATGCTATATTTACGGAACGTGGGCCGCCCTAACCGGATTAGCGGCAGCCGGATATTCATGCGAGCATTATGCTATCCAAAAAGCGGTCAATTGGTTAAAAAAGATTCAAAATGAAGATGGCGGCTGGGGAGAATCTTGTTATAGTGATATTCATAGAATGTATATACCACTGGGGACAAGTACAGTCACACAGACTGCCTGGGCTGTGGATGCTCTCATTGCAGTTAGTGATCAACCAACCTCTACTATTGAACGCGGCATCACTTTTCTTCTTAATAAAAAAAATGAAACACCAAATTGGGCAAAAACATATCCTGTAGGCCAAGGGTTAGCCGGTTATATTTATTGGCATTATCACAGTTATGAATATTTATTTTCATTGCTTGCATTGAGTCATTATCGAAATAAATATAGTTAA
- a CDS encoding SAM-dependent methyltransferase: MNPWNTRFENENYVYGTEPNAFLANMQPKLSLSGDALAIAEGEGRNAVFLAEQGLNVTAWDYAQSGLMKTTKLAESCGVSVETALVDLNVAEWGENRWDELVCIFGHFPKELRQKTLQGVKAAVKPGGYFITEVYSIHQIPYKSGGPRELELLYTPEEFLEAFVDWRIVHFFMGEVVRNEGELHNGLSHVIQFVGQKPIK; encoded by the coding sequence ATGAACCCGTGGAATACGCGTTTTGAAAATGAGAATTATGTATATGGAACAGAGCCGAATGCCTTTTTAGCGAACATGCAGCCCAAGCTTAGTTTGTCAGGTGATGCTTTAGCGATTGCAGAAGGCGAAGGTCGTAACGCTGTTTTTTTGGCGGAGCAAGGTCTGAACGTAACAGCTTGGGATTATGCTCAATCTGGTTTAATGAAAACAACTAAGTTAGCGGAATCTTGCGGTGTTTCGGTTGAAACAGCACTTGTTGATTTGAATGTAGCCGAGTGGGGAGAAAATCGCTGGGATGAGTTGGTTTGCATTTTCGGTCATTTTCCGAAAGAATTACGTCAAAAAACGTTACAAGGTGTGAAAGCTGCGGTAAAACCGGGTGGTTATTTTATAACAGAGGTGTACTCGATTCATCAAATTCCATATAAAAGTGGCGGACCGCGGGAATTAGAGCTTTTATATACACCAGAGGAATTTTTAGAAGCTTTTGTAGACTGGCGAATCGTTCACTTTTTTATGGGAGAAGTCGTTCGCAATGAAGGTGAGCTTCATAATGGTTTGTCTCATGTGATTCAGTTTGTAGGACAGAAGCCAATCAAGTAG
- a CDS encoding ABC transporter ATP-binding protein has protein sequence MTRLKVDSVSKVYKEKTALHPCSFEAEAGSCVALCGGNGAGKSTLLQMIAAISTPTTGTTIIDDINIKDDRESYLKKIGFMPDDFYAQEMMTVEEFLNFYGAFRKVKKERINQVVELIGLADKRRELVKSLSKGMRQRLIFGQSILAEPAVLLMDEPTNGLDPYWVNRFVEIVNEVKKSGTTIVFSTHMMDVAAETGDLIIFMKQGEVIEKIVHKGTVEETTIQLMKLHRQ, from the coding sequence ATGACAAGATTGAAAGTGGATAGCGTTTCTAAAGTATATAAGGAAAAAACAGCTCTGCACCCGTGCTCTTTTGAAGCAGAAGCAGGTAGCTGTGTCGCTTTATGTGGCGGGAATGGAGCAGGTAAGAGCACGTTGCTCCAAATGATTGCGGCGATTAGCACACCGACTACAGGTACAACCATTATTGATGACATTAATATAAAAGATGATCGAGAAAGTTATTTGAAGAAAATTGGGTTTATGCCCGATGATTTCTATGCTCAAGAGATGATGACAGTGGAAGAGTTTTTGAACTTTTACGGGGCATTTAGAAAAGTAAAGAAAGAACGGATTAATCAAGTGGTTGAATTAATTGGATTAGCAGATAAGCGTCGTGAATTAGTAAAAAGTTTGTCTAAGGGAATGAGACAGCGGTTAATATTTGGACAATCGATTCTAGCTGAACCAGCTGTTTTATTAATGGATGAGCCGACAAATGGTTTGGATCCATATTGGGTCAATCGTTTTGTTGAAATTGTTAATGAGGTCAAGAAAAGTGGAACTACTATTGTTTTCTCAACACATATGATGGATGTGGCTGCTGAAACAGGGGACTTGATTATATTTATGAAACAAGGTGAAGTGATTGAAAAGATTGTTCATAAAGGAACAGTTGAAGAAACAACGATTCAATTAATGAAGCTTCATCGTCAATAA
- a CDS encoding ABC transporter permease subunit, whose amino-acid sequence MWNIWRSELRMTVRQRSYYSFLILWVAVLSLLFLLQNSAPSLTGYTNITGTVANIALYIIPLFMLIIGSFSIANEVENGQWRLLSTYPLFTLSYVIGKIGGQFTAQWIVFTFSFGISMAISLVIGGGFSMKWLWAIYLFSVTLLFFFLVIGVCIGSFVKTRWQALSISVMLWFFLIMIWPTALIGILGAVPYTWIAPLMNGLLFLNPAELIRVAFVISLDAGSVFGQAYDPLISYLGTYLSILIYILYFICFLAVSFLFSMGMLEWRKRR is encoded by the coding sequence ATGTGGAATATTTGGCGTTCTGAATTACGGATGACGGTGCGGCAGCGTTCGTACTATTCATTTCTCATTTTATGGGTCGCTGTGTTATCTTTGCTTTTTTTACTGCAAAACAGCGCGCCATCTTTAACGGGCTATACAAATATAACAGGGACAGTTGCGAATATTGCATTGTATATTATTCCGCTGTTCATGCTCATTATCGGTTCATTTTCAATAGCGAATGAAGTGGAGAATGGACAATGGCGCTTATTAAGTACGTATCCACTGTTTACTTTGTCTTACGTAATCGGAAAAATTGGTGGTCAATTTACCGCCCAGTGGATTGTATTTACGTTTAGCTTCGGAATTAGTATGGCGATTAGTTTAGTCATCGGTGGCGGCTTTTCGATGAAATGGCTATGGGCCATTTATCTTTTTTCCGTTACCTTACTATTTTTCTTTCTTGTCATAGGAGTTTGTATCGGTTCTTTTGTAAAAACTCGTTGGCAGGCATTATCGATTTCTGTGATGCTATGGTTTTTCTTAATTATGATTTGGCCAACTGCTTTAATTGGGATACTTGGCGCAGTACCATACACGTGGATTGCTCCGTTAATGAATGGATTGTTATTCCTTAATCCTGCGGAACTCATCAGGGTCGCTTTTGTTATTAGTCTTGATGCAGGTTCTGTCTTTGGTCAAGCTTACGATCCTCTAATTAGTTATTTAGGAACGTATCTTTCTATACTGATTTATATCCTCTATTTTATCTGCTTTTTAGCGGTTTCATTTTTATTTTCGATGGGGATGCTTGAATGGAGGAAGAGACGATGA